The genomic stretch AGCTTATTCAATAACTCTAGCTTATTCAATAACTCTAGCTCCCATGGCACGGAGTATGGCCTGCCCCTCTAACAATATGGATTGAGTTACCTTTTTTACAGGCAAAGCAGCGAGACTGTTAATGATCCAGAACTGGTTGGGGTTTTGCATGGGTGTCATCTCAGTCCATTTAAGGCTGCCTGTACCGCTTTGAGCGTTTTCCACCTGAATACCCTGGGGATAAAGTACAAATTGACTTAATTCCGCCCCCGGAGCTCCAACTTTTGGTATGTACCTCCATCCAAGGGTATTTTGGGATATAAACATTGATTTTAAGGTTTCCAATTCATTCCCACTTATCTCTCCTTCTGCTTCAAAGTCCATATTCAGGAAGGTATTCCCCTCATAACTGACAGTGGTGGCGTAGTTTGGCTTTAAAATGTGCAAGTCTTCAATATCTGCAAAGATCTTGGGAATTCCAGTCTGTTCTCTTCCTCCCAGTATAGGTGCAGTTTTGTTTTCCCAGACCACCAGGGTGTAGGATCCGTCCAGTTCATCCTTCTTTCCATGGAAACGGACTGGTGCTGCCACGTTAATCAGGTTGTACTGTCCACCGTGCAGCCAGTTGATCTCAGTAAACTTGCTGAAAACCACCTGAACTTCGGGAGCCAGTAATTCAAACCCTTCTGGAATGTAATTTTCAAGAAGTGCTTGATCAGTTTCATAACTGATTGCCAGGGATTGTGTTTTCTGGATGATCTTGGCATCCGGATCAAACTTCCCACCCCCAAAATGGATGGGCATTAAATACGTGAAGTCGCTTTCCATTTTAAACATAGTACTCCTCCATTGGTATCTTACTTAGACACTTAATGAAGAATTATAGGGACTGTATTAACTTAAAGATTTGTATTCATCAGTTTATTAGTTGGAAAAATTTCCTTTAGTTGAGTATTTTACAATTGCCGTGCATTTTTCTCACCCTTCACTAATTAGTATAGCTTAAGAAAAATAGCAAGTCTAAAAAGATATATGAAGTGATATTATGTGGTTTGACGCGCTAAAACTATTTTTAATCTTAAAAAAGAGTATTAACCTTTAAAAAATTTTAAAAAGAAATAAAAAGTTCAAAATAAATAAATAGAGGATTTAATCCGCGATCTTAATGGCCTTGGTAGGACAGGAAGTGGTACAAAATCCGCAGCCAATACATTTCTGGTTATCCAGTTCCACAGTCCAATCTTCCTCCATTTTAATGGCATCCACTGGGCACAGGCTGATGCATTCACCACAATCCATACATTTTTCTTCATCCTTTTTAACCACTTTCTTGATGGGATTAAGCTGGATACCCTCTTTTTCCATGTACTTGATTCCTTCTTCTGCTTCACTACCGCTGATTTCAATGAGCATCTTACCACCCTTGGGGGTGATATCTGCCTTCAGGATGTTGAAGGTCACGTCAAAGTTTTTTATCAGGTCGGAGATCACAGTTTTATTCACAATACTGGGAGAGAAGTTAAGCCAGGCTTTCATTGGGAACCACCTTCCTTGTTATTCTGAGAGCAAATTAGTCTGGAGATATCCTCGGCAGTGATCATACCCTTAACCCGGTTTTCCCGGTCAACCATAGGCACACCTGATATTTCGTGTTTATCAATGCGCCGGGCAACCAGCTCCACTGGTTCATCCTCCATGGCCACAATCACCTTCTTGGTCATTACCTCAGTCAGCTTCCTGCTGTCCTTGGCCACTGCATGGGCAATATCCCAACTGGTAACAATACCCATGAGCCGGTCTGCATGATCCACAACTGGCAAATGGTTGACGTTGTTATCCACCATTTTCCTAGCAACACCAGAAATAGCCTCTTCAGCACGGACAGTGATCACTGGTTTGATCTTAAGATCCCGCAGCATGATGGATGGTCGTTTAATTTCAAGGGGTTTGACTGTGCATCCTGAGGATGGGAGATTATTCACCGGACGAGTCAGGAAGAATTCGCCTTTATCAA from Methanobacterium sp. Maddingley MBC34 encodes the following:
- a CDS encoding acetoacetate decarboxylase (PFAM: Acetoacetate decarboxylase (ADC)) — its product is MFKMESDFTYLMPIHFGGGKFDPDAKIIQKTQSLAISYETDQALLENYIPEGFELLAPEVQVVFSKFTEINWLHGGQYNLINVAAPVRFHGKKDELDGSYTLVVWENKTAPILGGREQTGIPKIFADIEDLHILKPNYATTVSYEGNTFLNMDFEAEGEISGNELETLKSMFISQNTLGWRYIPKVGAPGAELSQFVLYPQGIQVENAQSGTGSLKWTEMTPMQNPNQFWIINSLAALPVKKVTQSILLEGQAILRAMGARVIE
- a CDS encoding NIL domain-containing protein (PFAM: NIL domain) yields the protein MKAWLNFSPSIVNKTVISDLIKNFDVTFNILKADITPKGGKMLIEISGSEAEEGIKYMEKEGIQLNPIKKVVKKDEEKCMDCGECISLCPVDAIKMEEDWTVELDNQKCIGCGFCTTSCPTKAIKIAD